From Quercus lobata isolate SW786 chromosome 1, ValleyOak3.0 Primary Assembly, whole genome shotgun sequence, one genomic window encodes:
- the LOC115975756 gene encoding cytochrome c-type biogenesis protein CcmE homolog, mitochondrial gives MATARLSLRLRSHLHHHHLLRSATPLLLLSPIKSPSPPSIPLTPNLLRFLSTSRRHPTKPKPIDIGARARQLQTRRLWTYALTFSCIAGFIVIVLNGFQDQLVFYVTPTDALEKYASNPSKSKFRLGGLVLEGSVAHPPSSPDMEFVITDLVTDILVKYRGSLPDLFREGHSVVVEGFVKPFTDEIKNEVVSVRSVAKKARSGECYFSATEVLAKHDEKYMPQEVAAQIEKNKKKLERGEEVVVAAQVETKGS, from the coding sequence atggccACCGCACGTCTCTCTCTCCGCCTCCGATCCCAtcttcaccaccaccacctcctccgCAGCGCCACccctctcctcctcctctctCCAATCAAATCCCCATCCCCACCGTCCATTCCCCTCACCCCAAATCTCCTCCGCTTCCTCTCCACCTCCCGCCGCCACCCCACAAAGCCCAAACCCATCGACATCGGAGCCCGAGCCCGTCAGCTCCAAACTCGCCGCCTCTGGACCTACGCTCTCACCTTCAGCTGCATCGCCGGTTTCATCGTAATAGTCCTCAACGGCTTCCAAGACCAGCTCGTCTTCTACGTTACCCCAACCGATGCTCTCGAAAAGTACGCCTCGAACCCATCGAAATCCAAGTTCCGACTCGGTGGCTTGGTCCTCGAAGGCTCGGTGGCTCACCCACCTTCGTCTCCCGACATGGAATTCGTCATCACCGACCTCGTCACCGACATCCTCGTCAAGTACAGAGGTTCTTTGCCGGACTTGTTTCGCGAGGGTCACTCTGTTGTCGTTGAAGGGTTTGTGAAGCCGTTTACGGATGAGATTAAGAACGAGGTCGTTTCGGTTAGGAGTGTGGCGAAGAAGGCGAGGAGTGGGGAGTGTTATTTCTCGGCCACTGAGGTTTTGGCTAAGCATGATGAGAAGTATATGCCTCAGGAAGTGGCGGCGCAGATcgagaagaacaagaagaagttGGAGAGAGGGGAGGAAGTTGTGGTGGCTGCTCAGGTGGAAACTAAAGGGTCGTAG